A genomic stretch from Balaenoptera musculus isolate JJ_BM4_2016_0621 chromosome 9, mBalMus1.pri.v3, whole genome shotgun sequence includes:
- the ZBED6CL gene encoding LOW QUALITY PROTEIN: ZBED6 C-terminal-like protein (The sequence of the model RefSeq protein was modified relative to this genomic sequence to represent the inferred CDS: inserted 4 bases in 4 codons), with protein sequence MPLASPTASTPWWETFCVTVTVSRSSWARPGPSAATSKALRKLGGPSQPRSPSWGSRIPGVRLPLGGAAGGTAAAAAGVRGEAAAGEPGGQSGQLPQPLWMVVREASXARAALSLVLPQPRHLHVFLAQVRRRSEERSSGEMGAAVQLAEDLALPLSTDHQLPELFHREGFVRATLLDPXLKGRIEATLPEGADINHWKQVLVDEVKELVVPEYSCRPPLPXQGPTAVRVDAPEPRRSPGAAGKGREAPEQRSRTSGSLLLGQRERSLPEQVESGGLPVSERSGASLSTESHLAGVIREKYLRENETVGAQEDPXAYWQKRWDVWPDMARLATICLSCPLTGAFSAGVFASLGGPAIVAHDAPLPVETAARLLFLKTNLGRFPSDAPAPHLPQQSTAELLCSLALEAQTDSGVAGQVGAGMSGALTKAVLGAMYWSVPPSLGLLLGEAPSPCCVASPQRLSLFSERGGLDRRGTRNVGTRTPFSARPLVLSLPLRTTSIPIADGVPQGIASPPSPSPQQRQGV encoded by the exons ATGCCCCTTGCGTCGCCCACTGCCTCGACTCCCTGGTGGGAGACTTTCTGTGTCACCGTCACAGTGTCCAGATCATCCTGGGCACGGCCGGGGCCATCCGCAGCCACTTCCAAGGCTCTGCGGAAGCTCGgcggcccctcccagccccgcaGCCCTTCCTGGGGCTCTCGGATCCCTGGGGTCCGCCTGCCACTTGGCGGAGCGGCTGGTGGAACGGCAGCGGCGGCTGCGGGGGTGCGAGGAGAGGCAGCAGCTGGGGAGCCTGGCGGGCAGTCTGGTCAGCTCCCGCAGCCCCTCTGGATGGTGGTCCGGGAGGCGA ACGCACGGGCCGCCTTAAGCCTGGTGCTGCCCCAGCCGCGCCACCTGCACGTCTTCCTGGCGCAGGTTCGCCGGCGCTCTGAGGAGCGGAGCTCCGGCGAGATGGGCGCGGCCGTGCAGCTGGCCGAGGACCTGGCCCTGCCGCTCTCCACAGACCACCAGCTCCCTGAGCTCTTCCACCGTGAGGGGTTCGTGCGGGCGACCCTGCTGGACC GCTTGAAGGGCAGGATAGAGGCTACCCTCCCCGAGGGGGCCGACATCAACCATTGGAAGCAAGTTCTCGTGGACGAGGTGAAGGAGCTCGTGGTGCCCGAGTACTCCTGCCGCCCTCCCCTTC TGCAGGGCCCCACTGCTGTGCGTGTGGACGCCCCCGAGCCGCGCAGGAGCCCTGGGGCCGCAGGGAAGGGCCGGGAAGCGCCCGAGCAGAGAAGCAGGACCTCTGGGTCCTTGCTGCTGGGCCAGAGGGAGAGGAGCCTCCCGGAGCAGGTGGAGAGCGGGGGACTGCCGGTCTCGGAGAGGAGCGGCGCTTCCCTCTCCACGGAGAGCCACCTGGCCGGCGTCATCCGCGAGAAGTACCTGCGTGAGAACGAGACAGTGGGTGCCCAGGAGGACC CTGCTTACTGGCAGAAGCGGTGGGACGTCTGGCCAGACATGGCGAGACTGGCCACCATCTGTCTATCCTGCCCCCTGACGGGCGCCTTCTCTGCAGGTGTCTTTGCCTCCCTGGGCGGCCCCGCCATCGTGGCGCATGACGCCCCTCTCCCAGTGGAGACGGCTGCGCGTCTTCTCTTCTTGAAGACCAACCTGGGGCGTTTCCCGAGCGACGCCCCCGCCCCTCATCTTCCCCAGCAGAGCACTGCCGAGCTGCTCTGCAGCCTGGCGCTGGAGGCGCAGACCG ATTCGGGTGTAGCAGGtcaggtgggggcagggatgtCAGGTGCCCTAACTAAAGCTGTCCTGGGGGCCATGTATTGGTCAGTGCCGCCATCCCTCGGGCTCCTCCTGGGAGAGGCACCGTCCCCTTGCTGTGTGGCCTCCCCGCAGCGGCTCTCCTTGTTCTCGGAGAGGGGAGGCCTGGACCGGCGAGGCACCAGG AACGTGGGCACGCGCACACCGTTCTCTGCCCGCCCCCTTGTTCTTTCCCTCCCTTTGCGcaccacctccatccccatcGCTGACGGGGTTCCACAGGGCATCGCTTCCCCCCCCAGCCCGTCCCCCCAGCAGCGGCAGGGCGTTTGA